TTCACTcgattttctctcttattttcccACCCTTTCTCGAGAAAATTTGTTGTTCGTGTCTAGGCGTACATGCGCACACAGATAGGAGCAGCATGGAGGAGGAGCCCTAGGTTTCGGAAACCCTAATTGGGCCGTTTTAGTCAGATTTCGCGGGCAATTCGCCAAATTGGGCGCCGGTTTTTGAGGGGTTTGTGTTATTCTAGGCGTACACGGGTAGGACGAGCTTGAATTCGGGAGGAGAGGGGAGAGATGGAGGGCATACCGCATCCGATACCGAGGAGTGTGGAGGAGGTGTTCAACGACTTCAAAGGCAGACGCGCTGGTTTGATCAAGGCTCTCACTACTGGTTCGTGTTTTCTTTTCCACTTCTCTGAACTTATAGatttgttctttgttttttggattatatcttcctttctttctatCGTATCACAAGGACTTGGTTTCACTGGCTGTGGTGTGCAGAAGTTGAGAAGTTCTACCAGCAGTGCGATCCCGGTGAGAatccttttccattttttccatCTTCGGGGTTATCACTTATTTCTGTCTATACGCGCTATGTCTGTGTATCATTTTATGTATGAGAAACGTTGAATTAGTGTATTCTGAGTATTAACCGTGATTTTATATTGTTAAATATGGGATTTTGGGTTTTTATGTTGTATTCAGATTACGATTATATTTTACTCTGGGCTGGGAAGTGTTGAAACGCGTACTTGTAGATTTTGCCCTCACTCTATCTCGCTCTGCTTTTCTGTCCTGTGGACCATTTCCTGATTTTTTTTGTACAAGTAAATTGCGGTTGTTGTATGCTTCTTGTTCTTTACTCGGTGCTTACTAGGGGGCACTAGTGGAAGGGATCAGACAACCTTGTTAATGTCTGGTATTTGCTAACATATTGTaggatatttgattttaactGCTTATTTTGGTTGTGTTTAGACCGGTATTCCCATGTTCTTTTAATGGGtggtaaataatattttttcgtttttttatataatttataccTTACTAGTAACTATATTTGAAACAATCAAGACAAAGTAACAAGAGTCAAAATGCATGCTGCTACTAAGATTGCCGGTTACCACTGTAGTTCAGAATTACAACTAGTCAACGCCGTAATGTGATTCAGAAACATCAAAgtgtcaaatatatatacatatattaatctCAGATAACTGAATTCTCcatttcaaacatgtgttttCTGCTAGAATGATAACGGACCATTGAGCAGCTGTAACTAAGAGCATGGGTGGAACCATATACTGATATACATTTAGAATAAAGGTAAGTGTTACACTTTCCATGGGATACAGGTGAAAAGTCAActgttttaataattattaaccataAATGAGTGTCAATTTGGGAAACAAAGAAGCATCCACATTATACAATAACAAATGAAACATTCAGAACAGAATCATTTAGGGTAAATCACACTAAAGGTCACAAAACTTTGGTGTTCTTTtcaatttgatcactaaacttcaatttcttgcaaagtgataacaaaactttaaaatgttttgcaatgtgatcactaaagtgattttttgatgGTTCTTAGTTCAAATTGCTGACGTAGCGATGATGTGGCGCTGACGTGGTGATGATGTGGCCATTGCCACATCAGCATTTTTGGTaagaaattgtcaaaaaatcactttagtgaccatattgcaaaatattttaaagatttatgATCACTTTGCaaagaattgaagtttagtgatcaaattgcAAAAGACACTAAAGTTTTGTGACCTTTAGTGTGATTTACCCGAATCATTTACCACACTCATTTATGGTTAGCAATTATTTAAACAGTTGAATTTTCACCGTTATCCTGTGGAAAGCATAACACTTACCtttattctaaatttatatCAGTATATGGTTCCGCCCATGCTCGTAGTTACAGCTGCTCAATGATCCGTTATCATTCTAGCAGAAAGTGCATGTTTGAAATGGAGAATTCAGTTATCTGAgattcatatatgtatatatatttgacacTTGGATGTTTCTGAATCACATACTGGCATTGACTAGTTGTAATTCTGAACTACAGTGGTAACAATCTTAGTAGCAGCATGCATTTTGACTCTTGTTACTTACTAGTAAGgtataaattctataaaaataccaaaaaaaaagagaagaagaagttattatatatttttttcacaaatttggCACAAATGCGTCAGGATCTAACATATCTTGTTATTAGGCCATAGGTGAGGAGGCGTACTACTTTGGCAATTTTAGctttattaagatatatatgtgtgtgtgtgtgtgtttttgtaATTATTGTGACAAAGAAAATTTCCAGATATGAGAGCTAGGACAAGTGTGATGCCTATGGTAAAGGTATGAGTTTTActttcctgaaatttttcttattatataaatatcccTGGGGTTATTTTGCCTgcactataatttattttccctttttatgTTATGTCTATGTTTCAACATTGAAAATTAACAACGGAATTATATCAGCATTTGAGTACTATGTCTTTAGTGTCATGTTTGGTTGTGTTTATTTGATGGCATTTCTCAAAATGGTGCTTGAAGAATTGAAGTTGAGAATTTCCATTGATGCATCATATGGTTATAGTATGTTCTTTGTTGTTCCATATTTAGAGGAAGGGTTTATCACTTGTTTTTCTCCTTGAAATGTCATACTTTTCTTGCAGAAAAAGAGAATCTGTGTTTGTATGGACTTCCAAATGAGACATGGGAGGTCAACCTGCCTGTTGAGGAGGTACCTCCTGAGCTTCCTGAGCCAGCTTTAGGTATAAACTTTGCTAGGGATGGAATGCAAGAGAAGGATTGGTTATCACTTGTTGCAGTTCACAGTGATTCATGGTTGCTTGCTGTTGCCTTTTATTTTGGTGCACGCTTTGGTTTTGGTAAGAATGAAAGGTAATACCTTTTCTAATCTGGGAGTGAAcaggatatttttaattttatatcttatgcaAATTTTGGATCCTCATTTGTCAGGTAGACAGACTTTTAGTTAATACATTGTCCGTTGTCTGTTTCCCTAAATATCCACCCTTGAATATAGCCCTTATAGAGTTTCATCACACTCAGATctcctcttcatcttcattaATTCTTTATATATGCACTTGTTAGAGGCTGAGACTACTTCTAACTTATTTAAAGTAAGCTAAATTGTTCAGATGTCCTCAATAGCTTTCAACAGCTTTCTACTTCTAGCAAGCTCATGTACATGTAGTTACTTTCTTAATCATATGGATGTATCACACAATTGATTTGATAGTTGCACCTTTCTCTACTGTTATTTTGCAAGGGTGAGGGAACAACATATGgagaatatgttgttgtttattcTAGTTATTAACCGTCTCTACAAATCTTAGTTGTCTCTTGATACCTCCACCCCCcggggaaaaaataaaataaaaaactgctTCAGTCTCTTCTGGTActtgatttttaatttactttagCCTCATCAGCTGTTAAATTACTTGTGCAGTGAAGTAATGCTTGTAATTTGTATGAAAAGGTTGTTAATCAAGATACAGTTGATAAAACAGTACTGAACTGTGCGAGCACTTTAATTGGTGAATTCCATGAAATGATGTTATTGAAGCACCTACAGTTCATATTCAGTGGTTTTATTTTCAGAAGTTTGTTATTTAGGAATgtaaagaaatatgaaaagactctctctctctctctctcttcattcaGTTCTGTGGTGTTTTTGAAGTCGCCATTTTTTTTAGCTTGGCAGTCAACTGCCTCTTTATGTACTTGGCTTTGATGATATGCCTCCATTGTGGGTGGATGTGATTTGACTAAATGTGGATTTCtagtaaaaaatatttactttctGCAGATTTCTAGTCAAAAGCATATTAAGCTCGTTTTTCCCAACATTGGCTGCCCCAGGTGTCTAGATTTTTGGCTTGTTGAATTCATTGATTAGCATCTGAGTGTTttggttcaattattttttttatccctTGTTTGTGAGATTGGTGATTTCCTCGTTTGCTAGAGTTCAGCTCCTTGTGGGCGTCTATTccttttgttttactttttgtaaatagcctgtcatgaccctaggatgtATAAGAGATTACTGTAGGGTTGAGTGTAGCAGAATATCCCTCAGGAGGAGTAGTTAATTCTATTGAGTTATTAGGGTAATTATTTTACTTCTGTTAAGCTGTTGAAgaagctatataaagctactaggGCTGTTGTAGTTGGATATCCAGAAATATCAATTGAATTCTTCTGTTTTCCTCTCTCcaaactctctttctctctgatcTGTCTGTTCCTTCCCcagcttctcttcctctctttctcccttctgattccctctcattcttcctcTATTCTCCCCTTTGATCTCCCTGTTTCTTCCGCCTCTTtctgttttcccttctttttctcaAATCCCcagcttctcttcctctctttctcccttccgattccctctcattcttcctcTATTCCCCCTCTCAATCTCCCTGTTTCTTCCACCTCTTTCTGttttcccttctctttctcaaattctgccctaattctTCCTAAAATTGGCGCTAATTCTCTGCTGAAACCCTAGGGTCTTGACATAGCCTTGAATAGATACTTCATACTTTTTTGCAGCCTTAGTAGACAAAAATTTTCTGCTGTTGAGTTTAGGATTGGATTAATGGTGACATTGGCACACTGTACCATGTAGTGCTATTTAATATCTTTGATGGAACTGCATTTGTAAAATTTGAGTCCCCTATAAAAGCgtgattaaaaaagaaatttgctCCAAGTTCAATTACTTTACGATGGGATTTGATGCTAATGTTGAGTGATAaatattttccttctttctgGTGGGTTTGATTTGGGTTGTTTATGCATTTGATGTAAATGTATGCAATTTCGTTCAGTGTACATTCCTTGAACATGTGTTGGATTCCATCTGCATATCTTCCAGTGGTATGGCCTtacagaaaagaaatagaatttcaattttgtttctCAGACTGGGCAGGGAGACAACTAGTGTTATCTCTGTGAATTATTCAATTCTGATGTATAAAAGTTAGCTTGAAGTGGCTATTTTAGTTTTATGAATAATAATGCACGTGGAAGTGCAATATATGTTAATTAGATGTGTATCATATTGCCAACTATCGTTGCCTTGTCGGTTTCTCTGATCTGATGATTTATTAACAAACAGGCCCTTTAGCAAACAGTTCAAAATAAACTAAGTTGAGCTTGCAATTAGCGGATTGATATGGTTCCTGATTCTTCCTTTTAAACATCTGGACCATGTTGATTAGCACGTCTTGCTCCAGAATCCTGCTCCAAATGACCCAACTTTCTTATGGCCCATGCTTCTTCTAAATGAGATCCCAAAAGAGGGTCCTTTTCTTAATGGAATCAATGTATACCAGAAGCTTTTTGTTAAGTACTTCGACTTGGATAGAGCCTGATAGAGGAgtattgcttattgtattaaCAAAGAGTACATAATGATGTAAGATGATGTCTATAGAAAAGATATGAATATGAATTCATTTAGAAGTCTGAAATAAGAACCCTAGCTGTACAAGATACCTCACTTCAATAtgaattcccccccccccccccccctctctctctctctctctctctcaagttaGGCTGATTATCGAGTGCGGAAGTTATCGTGTTACTTTCTGAAATTCACAAGACTACAGACTTCACATGTGCTTATGTTTACAAGCAGTGGGTGAAATTTTGCAATTGCATTTACTGGTAATCTGGTAGATCCTAAAATAGAAACCAGCTGGTTGGTAACTTTTGAGGCATAGATATTTTCAACCCCAGAGGAACTAACCGTGGCATTATTTAGGACAAAGTAACATGCAATTTGGgtatgttttaaataaaatcaaggAAAGGTTTTTCACAACTGAATTGTTTCTGATCTTTGTTGGCATTGGCATTAACAGGAAGAGGCTTTTCCAGATGATAAATGATCTTCCGACCGTATTTGAAGTTGTGTCAGGAAATGTTAAGCAGCCAAAAGAGCAATCTGGTGCTCACAACAGTAGCAAAAGCAAATCAAGTGGGAAGACAGTAAGTACTCTATTTATCCCCCTCCctgacaaaaaagaaaagggcaaTTCCTTCTATGTGTTCCTGTTCTTTGGGTTTAAGTTTTCATCTGTGGCTTTTTGGCTTCTTCTATTCAGCAGTCTCGGTCTGAATCACAGCCTAAGGGAGTAAAGATATCTCCTCCAcctaaagaagaaaatgacagcgtggaggaggaagaagaagatgatgaacaggGAGCAACACTCTGTGGTGCTTGTGGGGATAATTATGCAAACGATGAATTCTGGATCTGCTGTGATGTGTGTGAGAGATGGTTCCATGGCAAATGTGTGAAGATTACACCTGCAAAAGCCGAGCATATCAAGCAGTATAAGTGCCCCAGCTGCAGTAGCAAGAGGGCGAGAGTTTAAGAATCTAGGCCCCGAAGGGTGGAGAACAATATCAATCAAACCACAGGACAAAGTTCAGAACTCTTCTTCACCATGTCAAGTTGAAACAAGGCAAGAAGATGACCCGTCCCCAAGGCTAATTATATACTAGACTATCCGTTGTTGGGTCCTAGTTTGTGTTAGTCTTTTATGTTAGCTGTGTTGTCCAGTGTTTGTTGGGCATTGTGCTTTAAACAGCTGCTGGCAAGACATTTTATAGGGATTGGTGTTTTTGTTTCAGAGCTTTTGAACATGCCCTtttgcaccccccccccccccccccccccccccccccaaccccccaATCAAGATTGGACATGCATTCCTCTGTTAGTTTCTTCAGTCTTATATTGTATTAGCCTGTGATCATGTAGCTCTCTTATTAGGAATATTGCTAGTTAATTGTTGATGTTACCCTTCATGATTATAGTCTTCTTTGCAGAATCTCCAGTAAGTTGCCAATCAGAATTAGAAATGATCCAGAATGAGTAATAATTCAATTTCCTCTGTATAATGGGTGGATTCAGAACTGTATAAAACTATAAAAGAAaggcaaaacatcaaaatcaGACACCTAACCTCACCAGTAGTCATTGCAGGAGCATAGCCCATTACTAAAATAGTGAAACCTGTTATTGTCCCTAACAATAATCTCTCTTCCCTCTAATTTGGAGATCATCTTTATAGCCATATGGCAATCCCAGCAAACTCTCAGGTTCTTCATTACCCTGATCACTGTGTTGGCTTCACTAACAAGCAGAGCAAAAGCAATGGCCAATTTCTCACTGTGAGTGCCCAccatctcttccttctcttcctcctcAACATCTCTAAGCGCACAGCTCTTATCAGCCACATATCCAACAGCcctcgtcttcttcctcaactcAGCCAGTAACTGGTAAATTTCATCCGATCTCTTGTGCGATCGATCTCCAACTATGAACTTGTGCATCTTACCACCATACTCCACCCAGCTCCATCCAGTTGTCTTCCCAATCCCCCCTTCTCTCATTGCTCTTCTGATTGTTTCAACATCTTCCCACCTTCCTTTAGAAGCATATATGTTTGAAAGCAAAACATAGTTCCCTGAATTTCCTGGTTCCAGCTCAAAAAGTTTGCGTGCAGCAAGCTCCCCGAGGTCCACTCGTTTGTGAATTCGGCTGCCATTTAAAAGGGCTCCATAGACTCCTGCATGAGCCTCCATCGGCATCCTTTCAATCAGTGTCTTTGCTTCATCCAGTTTCCCCACCCGACCCAACAAATCGACCATGCATGCATAGTGATCTACTTCTGGATTTTTGATCGATTTAAAGACTTCCCAGCCTTCATCTAATAACCCTGCATGGCTGCATGCTGTCAGGACGCCAATATAGGTCACGCGATCTGGGTCAAGACCTTCATCTTTCATCCTCAACATTAGCTGTATGGCTTCAGTGCCATGGCCATGGGCTGCAAACCCTGTGATCAATGTATTGTAGGAAAAAACATccttcttctccattccattgAAAACTTTTCTGGCATCTTCCATTCTCCCACACTTGGAGTACATGAAAATCAAGGAATTATATCCTGAGATGCTTAACCTTATTTGGTTATTGGTAAGGAGGTTCACAACCCAATTGCCTAACTCTAAAGCCCCAAGATGTCCACAGGCAGAGATGACACTAAGCATAGTTACCTCATCTGGTTTTAAGTCCTCTCTTCTGACCATTTCTTGGAAGAGTTCAACTGCCATAGCTGATTGTCCATTCTGAGCATAGCCAGCGATCATTGCGTTCCACGACACGATGTTCCTGTCAGGCATCCTGTCGAAGAGCTCCCTAGCCGAAGTTAAATCACCAATGCGTGTACATGCTGAAATCATCGCATTCCAAGCGACAGAGTTCTTATGCACTCCCAGGGCGAAGAAAATTTTTCTTGCACTCTCAAAATTTCCACACTTTGCGTGCATGTCAAGAAGGGCTGTCTTGACAAAATAGTTCATCCGGACGTGCTTCTTGTCCAGCATTTTGACAAGCGATTCTGCAAGGCAAGGATCACCGCGCGACGAACACGATGAAATGACAGCAACCCAAGTTGTCTCATCTGGCCGAACCCCAAAATCCACCATCTCATTGAACAGCTTCATAGCCTCTTCTGCCAGCCCGTTTTGAGCATAACCAGAGATCATGGCATTCCACGAGACAACGCTCTTCTCaggcattttatcaaaatacTTCCTTGCACTCTTCGAGTCTTTCATCTTTGAATACCCACTCACCATTGTGGTCCAAGAGATGACGTTCCTCTGGGGCATCAAATCAAACAGCCTGCAAGCTTCCATTTCATTTCCCCACTTCCAGTACCCAGAAATCATCGAATTCCAATCAGCAACACTCTTGTCGGAGATTTCATCGAACAGTTCACGTGCAACCTCGACGGCACCATATTTTGCATACATATCCATGATTGCATTCCGGACACAAAAATCATAACCATAACCCATTTTCAGCAAATGAGCATGGAACTCAATGGCCGCCTTACCCACCGATTTGATCAGGATGGGGTACACAGACACATCCGGCGTCACACCACATTTTTGCATCTGAGCAAAGAGGGCGACCACATCATCGTGGGCACCCATTTGGGAGTAAAATTTGAGCATTGTGGTGAATACAACGGCATTGGGGGGCTGGACGGAGTCGAAGATGAGACGGGTGAAAGGCGGCGGCGCGCGGAGGCGCGCGCAGTGGCCGATGAGTTGCGCCGCCCAGAGGCTGCGGCCGTGAAGGTGGCTGCGGATGATCTGAGCATGGAGTTGCTTGAGGTGGTTGAGATTGCTTACTTTCTGGGATATGGTGATCAAATGTGACATAGGATTCTGATCTATTGATGGACATGGAATCTATTATATATTCTTAACTAACTTAACTGCCCAACCATAATCATACATCAGCAGGAACTGCATCCTTCAGCTCAATTCAGAATTTCAAATCTTAGATTTTAAAAATGGGGCTGCGAGCTTTACAttaataaatatgaaatattataaGTTTTATGTACATAGTCTAACTGTTCGTCTAGATTGAACGAGAACGAAACAAATCCGGtatgaaatgaaaatggaagatgatatttttaaaaaataaaaataaaaataattgtaaatataaaaatagttatttaataaaaaaataaatataaattttataatatattcaaataaatataaacatgagCTCCATCAACCATAAACTAtgacttattaattaaaaaaataataaacataatataaataataaatttaaaattttactcacatctttaaaaataaataatttttttaaaaattttgagttagagataattttttttcgtttttaaCCTCTTTGTGGACAAAAACCAGAAtgcgtttttaatattttcctaatattatgaaacaataccaaaacttttttaaatttgtaaaattaatccaaaaatattttttgacatttcgaAAACGAAaacgttttgaaaacatcaaaatGGTGCTCCCAAGATGTTTTTGTACATCGTATATGTTTGTTTAAAATAAAGATTAGAACTTGTTATTCATAAATCAATGTTTAAGACGATGATACTTGTCATATTGTCATTAATGGTCGATTGGGATTCTAGTGGCTTAGAAAAATTGAGATCGAGTAGTATTAAGATTAATATACAACGGAACATAATGTGAGAGTAAGAAAAGTAATCTGAAAATATGATTttgtttgagaaaaataaaacataatagaGTATGTGTAAcgttattttgtttaaatataaaatggtAAAACAATTAAAGTTAAATGACAATAAATATctatactttcaaaataaattataagataCTGTTGATAATACATGTCAACCAATCACATAGTCACACAACTAACACTAAGAGAAGTACCAATATCGAATAcgaaacataaaataaaaaacatccACAACACACACAAGAACAAGAGATATATATGTTCGgatccaaattaaattttactcaCGACAAGCGTTTCTCCTCTAGACAAtctactaaaagataaatgaacaACGGATTTACAGAATACATGCACAAGATCGACACGACCTTCGAACATGagaaaccaaaacaaaacaagacaACTATACAGAGTACAATGCTCCAAAGCCCGAGCAACCCAGCACTCATACCTTACTAATCTCTCTCACAAAGAAAAGCCTCAAGTGATACACATTTATCGTGAAAAATAGAGATCGAAAACGCCTTACGGTTCTTTGTCTGTTCTTATCGTTAATTGCCGATTTGAGCTTTGCGTGTGCAcaattcttcttctcctttcttgcTCGATCTCTCTTTATTTGTTTTAGGGTTTTACACACATTGAACAGTGACTCTTGGAATGTCAAATACAAACCTTATATACAAAGGACAAGAGATACGGTtggaaataaaatacaatagCAAGAAACTGGGGCTTAGGCTTCAAATTAACAAACCCAACTATACTTGACTGGCCAATACATTTTGAGTCACATGTCAATAAAtacaatagtaataataataataataataataataataatttttttttttcacaataatATATGATTTATGATTTGCAATGAATGGATTTGGCATTACCCATATCAAGATCACATCCTTCAACTGATTTCTAAATCTAAACatttgttaataaataaatttaaaccctcACTTTCACCTTTGACAAAAAGAGGGTGAAAGTGACATTTTATTCTAGTGGGTGGACtcaattaacattaattataaatttaatttttcacttaAACTAACCAACCAAATTGAT
This window of the Diospyros lotus cultivar Yz01 chromosome 5, ASM1463336v1, whole genome shotgun sequence genome carries:
- the LOC127801681 gene encoding pentatricopeptide repeat-containing protein At1g14470 yields the protein MSHLITISQKVSNLNHLKQLHAQIIRSHLHGRSLWAAQLIGHCARLRAPPPFTRLIFDSVQPPNAVVFTTMLKFYSQMGAHDDVVALFAQMQKCGVTPDVSVYPILIKSVGKAAIEFHAHLLKMGYGYDFCVRNAIMDMYAKYGAVEVARELFDEISDKSVADWNSMISGYWKWGNEMEACRLFDLMPQRNVISWTTMVSGYSKMKDSKSARKYFDKMPEKSVVSWNAMISGYAQNGLAEEAMKLFNEMVDFGVRPDETTWVAVISSCSSRGDPCLAESLVKMLDKKHVRMNYFVKTALLDMHAKCGNFESARKIFFALGVHKNSVAWNAMISACTRIGDLTSARELFDRMPDRNIVSWNAMIAGYAQNGQSAMAVELFQEMVRREDLKPDEVTMLSVISACGHLGALELGNWVVNLLTNNQIRLSISGYNSLIFMYSKCGRMEDARKVFNGMEKKDVFSYNTLITGFAAHGHGTEAIQLMLRMKDEGLDPDRVTYIGVLTACSHAGLLDEGWEVFKSIKNPEVDHYACMVDLLGRVGKLDEAKTLIERMPMEAHAGVYGALLNGSRIHKRVDLGELAARKLFELEPGNSGNYVLLSNIYASKGRWEDVETIRRAMREGGIGKTTGWSWVEYGGKMHKFIVGDRSHKRSDEIYQLLAELRKKTRAVGYVADKSCALRDVEEEEKEEMVGTHSEKLAIAFALLVSEANTVIRVMKNLRVCWDCHMAIKMISKLEGREIIVRDNNRFHYFSNGLCSCNDYW
- the LOC127801682 gene encoding PHD finger protein ALFIN-LIKE 7-like isoform X2, coding for MEGIPHPIPRSVEEVFNDFKGRRAGLIKALTTEVEKFYQQCDPEKENLCLYGLPNETWEVNLPVEEVPPELPEPALGINFARDGMQEKDWLSLVAVHSDSWLLAVAFYFGARFGFGKNERKRLFQMINDLPTVFEVVSGNVKQPKEQSGAHNSSKSKSSGKTSRSESQPKGVKISPPPKEENDSVEEEEEDDEQGATLCGACGDNYANDEFWICCDVCERWFHGKCVKITPAKAEHIKQYKCPSCSSKRARV
- the LOC127801682 gene encoding PHD finger protein ALFIN-LIKE 7-like isoform X1, whose amino-acid sequence is MEGIPHPIPRSVEEVFNDFKGRRAGLIKALTTEVEKFYQQCDPEKENLCLYGLPNETWEVNLPVEEVPPELPEPALGINFARDGMQEKDWLSLVAVHSDSWLLAVAFYFGARFGFGKNERKRLFQMINDLPTVFEVVSGNVKQPKEQSGAHNSSKSKSSGKTQSRSESQPKGVKISPPPKEENDSVEEEEEDDEQGATLCGACGDNYANDEFWICCDVCERWFHGKCVKITPAKAEHIKQYKCPSCSSKRARV